The Phocoena sinus isolate mPhoSin1 chromosome 18, mPhoSin1.pri, whole genome shotgun sequence DNA window GCATGAGCAGACCGTGTGCCAcgtggcggtgcagtggttggagGCGGCTCCCAAGGAGCGGGGTCCCAGCGCTGCAGAAGTCTTCAAGTGTGTCCGCTGGACACACTTCACCGATGAAGATCGGAATTACCTGGAGGGGCTGTTGACCAACACCATGGTGAAGAAGTACTGTCTGGACCTTGTTGAAGGGGCCCGGCAGATGCGATATGGTGACACGTTGTGCAAGTCTCTGGTGCCAAAGCCAGAGAGCAGCagcggtggcagcagcagcagcggcggcggcggcggcgttaGCAGTGTCGTTAGTGGCGCtggtggtggcggcggcggcggctgcagcagcagctcTGTTGTATCGGTGGCAGAAAATCCACCCCAGAGGCTGGGTGTGTATGCCAAGAAGATGGTGATCTTCTTTGGGCATCCCAGAGATCCCTTTCTGTGCTGTGACCCATACTCGGGGGACATTTACAAAGTGCCATCACCTTTGACCTGCCTTGCTCACACTAGGACTGTGACCACCTTAGCTGTCTGTGTCTCTCCAGACCATGACATCTATCTGGCCGCCCAGCCCAGGAAAGACCTCTGGGTGTATAAACCAGCCCAGAATAGCTGGCAGCAACTTGCTGACCGCCTGCTCTGCCGTGAGGGCATGGATGTGGCGTACCTCAATGGCTACATTTACATTTTGGGTGGGCGAGACCCTATTACCGGCATTAAACTGAAGGAGGTGGAGTGCTACAGTGTCCAGAGGAACCAGTGGGCACTGGTGGCTCCACTGCcccattcttttatttccttcgaTCTGATGGTAATTCAGAACTATCTTTACGCTCTCAATAGTAAGCGCATGTTCTGCTTTGATCCCAGCCACAATATGTGGCTGAAGTGTGTTTCTCTGAAGCGCAATGATtttcaggaagcctgtgtcttCAATGATGAGATCTATTGCATCTGCGACATCCCTGTCATGAAGGTGTACAATCCAGTCAGGGGAGAGTGGAGGCAGATTAATAACATTCCCTTGGTGTCAGAGACTAACAACTACCGGATTATCAATCACGGCCAAAAACTGTTGCTGATCACCTCACGCACCCCGCAGTGGAAAAAGAACCGGGTGACCGTGTATGAATATGATATTAGGGGTGACCAGTGGATTAATATAGGTACCACATTAGGCCTGTTCCAGTTTGATTCTAACTTTTTTTGCCTCTCAGCTCGCGTTTATCCTTCCTGCCTTGAACCTGGTCAGAGTTTTCTCACTGAGGAGGAAGAAGTGCCCAGTGAATCTAGCACTGAGTGGGATTTAGGTGGATTCAGTGAGCTGGACTCTGAGTCAGGAAGTTCAAGTTCTTTATCTGATGATGATTTGTGGGTTCAGGTAGCCCCTCAGTGAAATGTGCAGGGTCAGCAGAGTGTGTTATAGATAAGCTGAAACACTAAGGTGTTTTTACTGCTTTGGAAGGTATCTTAAAGAGACCCTTTcgttttgctggaaaaaaaaaaaaaagttaatttcagGTTTGGTTTAGAAAGGGTATTGTTTGAAATACTAACGTAATTTAATGTTAcagaatttaaacattaaaagaaatcaaCCTATTTAATAATTTACTGTTCTAAAAGTCCAGTGTTGATTGTTTAGTATGTTTATGTTTGATGACAATATAAGTTAGTTGTAATCAATAGTCTTCTATTATTAAATCTTACATTCTGTCTTGTGCCACAAATACTTCaacttgaattttaatttctacaATAGAAAAACTGATTGGTTAGGAATTATTAGAGAGGGTTGGAAAGCATATATTTTCCTTCAGAACAGTGTAGAAGATTTCCAAAACTTTAAACTAGTGGGTTTTTACAAAATGTGTTCTAACACATATAGTCTGCTAAGTTTTAgttcagttttctcctcttttgtgaaaaaaaaaatacatatgtttaaTGTGACTGAACGGTGATTTCATTTGTGATAATATATAGAATGGTCATAAGCTcactgaaagtaaaaacaaaaaaacaggattCTACTGTTTGAAAagaaatttcagttttaaatCTGTAATATAACGTGTATTTGCAAATAGTGACCAATTTTCCATCTAAAAAAATTCCATTCTAGTAGTGTCACCAATCAtctaaaaacctttaaaaaaaaaaaaaacccagtaactTGCTTTGTAGGttcatattttaaatctataCTTGATACATGCTTCACTGAATCAGAGGAATAATCCTTTTTTCACTGGACATGATTGTGAAAATTTTTATCCACTGTCCTAAAAAGTTTATgtgattcttaaaatattttggctgTACAGTTTTGGTGTTTATCTTAGAAGATTTGTCAACAAGATGTGATTATTCTTTACTGTTTTGTGAGTAATATTGGTTTTGAAAGTATGTATTAGTTAAGAACAGTATTTTATTGAAATCAGTAGTTATTGTGTCTGTCAACTATAAGATCAAGTGCCAGCAAAGAATTTTCAAACTCTAAGTTGTGTATAGAACTGTTTTGTGTAGCATTGAAAAATTCTGTCAGTTTTGTAAGTCACTAAATGTTATTATCAGCTTAAaggtatttttctattaaaagttTACAGTTCAATAACATAAGTGGATGATAGCATTTGGGGCCAGTAGTGAAAGTATATTTCGTCTAAAATATTTCTCTATGCAGTGGTGTACAAGGCTATTTTATTATGGTATTTGTATCTGTTCTGTGTTTCTCTATGAACCATGCTCCAGTCTTTGTTTCTGTCAGCATATGTAAGGgaaagaaagtccagaaatagagaATAAATCACACAAGACTTACATTGttaaatacatgaaaacataAGTGCTTACCTCTTGAGGGTTTATTAGATATAGTTGTTATTGATACATATACATGATAAGTGACCAGATGTTTATGGTGTATAACTTTTTCTACACACAATCAGAATTATCTCCCTGAATCTTCATTCAGTGACATGATAATTCCTCTTCTGTGTTTATTCTCTAGTGACAGCGTGCTAACATTTCTTACACCCGGGCAGAGTACAGAGGAATGTGCTCTTTCTGGTAGGGAACTggattttttattgaaataccaTAGGATGAAAACAGAGGGGAAGACgtaaaaggttgtttttttttttaaagatatttcttaGCCATTTTGATGGGCTGTTTGAAGATTCTACAAGACATTCCTGTTCAACATTTTTAGTGAAATAAGATGCTTGCTTATCCTACCAGTATGTGTTCCTTCAGAAGGACAGACATGCTTTTAGTTGCCTGAGGCTCAGTTTTGTTCCATTTGACATCAAGGTTGTTTTCGGCACTGTCCTTAACACAAAGCTGTTTCTCAATAGGGTTATTTTTTTGGCCAACTTTTTCTTCACCAGGAACTTCTTGTTGATAGCTTTTTCCTTTGTCGGGTTGAAATAGAACAGTGGTGATCTCAACCAGACTATCCTTCTGCAGAATTAAGGTGTGCAACTGATTGATAAAAGACAGATTCTCCAATTGTCATTTTCAACCTTTAAGTTAAGGCCTAAGCGAAATAGTAGTAATATCTTGGTTTACAAAGAGATTTTCTTGGGAAGAATTTGGTTTCGTGCTATATTTGTGAATTAGAGAATAGTTGTTAATCATTATTTTACGGATAAGTGATTTGTATGTGATTAGTTACAAATAAAACATACTAGAATCTagactttctgattttttaattcattgtttCTGTTAAATGTATAAAACCCTTGCTTGTACAGTGAATGACAACTAGCAGTGTTGAAATCCCTTCTTGACTGGAAAGTACCCTTGTCTCTGTTTTCCAATTAATCAGCAcatcttttaataaatatgtttgtaGGACTGCTATTCGTAAGATTTAGAATGATGTTAATTATCTTTCGTATCTGTCCCTGTAGTCTGAAAAGCTCAAAggaccccaatttttaaaaattcttttaagttcAAACCATAAGTGGAGTTAGGATTTCCAAAAGGGTAAAGTAGAAATATTTGTACCTGATCTTGTTGAGAATCTGGGGAACACTTTTGATCTACTTCCAAGAAAAAGGCCGGTGTCATAACATCCCTGAAATTATAAAAGTATGACTACTTCTGAAGCTCATCAGACTCAAGATAAGAGCACTTGTGACAGTCTCTCCTCCCCATACCCGCGTAAAACCTTTAACCCTTTCATCATTCTAACTAACTTTAAAGGAACATTTGTTAGAGCAAATATGATAAAGCAGGGAAGTATGAGGAAGCAACCTTACTTGTAGAAAATGTGACTATCAGTAGAAACCTAAAAGAATCAGTGTCATTTTTAGAACCAACTAGAGGGTTCAATGTATACAAaccaattgttttttttaataataataaaaagcaaaagacacTGTTCACAGAAGTTGCCAAACCTCAGAGTACCATGGAGGCATAGGTTTGTGCAGGATAGGGGGAAGGGCCCCCCTCCTTTACTCTGCGCCCTTTGTCATTCTTATCTGTTTCATCAAACTTCCATTCCTCACATCTTTAACCTTGAGGACTCAACATGGTCCAAGGCACAGGGAGAGTAGGAAACAGATACTGTTGTATAACATTCCATCCATATCTGAGACATTTTGTCCTAAAGCAGCCTAGTCTGTGGGGAGTCACCTGTCTATATTGGAGtcaccatttttcattctcacctCTAAAGCTAAAATTGCTGCTCAGACCCACTATATCAATCAGGAATATTCTTTTGGGCAAACTATTCATTAATTGTAGGAAAACTAGTTTAAAAGGACTATGTAAATGTCAGGCAAAGTATTTCTTCCAAAACAGATATGTTTGTGccttgaagaaaaagaagagccagCACTCTCAGATAAATTAATATCACCTTAATTTAGATCATcttaagaaaatagaatagaatttTGCTTTCGCATACTGTAACTGAAAAATTCAGCTGTGGTGCTCACTTCAGGTACAGCCTGATCCAGGGTCTCAATGTCCTCAGGGCTTTCTTTGTACAGAGAAGATATCATGGGGCAATGTGTTCCCTCATTTTGTGCGTTGATTAGAATATAGGGGCGGATGTATGTAATGGAGACCTGTAATTGTATAAGTAAGTTTCTCATATGAAATTTCTCATGTGAAAGTCCAATCTGTTGTGTTATCCCTCATCTAGAAAGTTGACTGGCACCCaggcttttctgttttcttgttctgCTACCCTTGGGGTGTTGTCCCAACCCACATGGTCCAAGCTGGTTCAACCTTGTGTCCACATTCCAGCCATtaaaaggggaggaagggggaggggaggacatgACCCTTCCCTGTGAGGGAAGTCGTGAGCATTGCTTCAGTTGCATGACACTGGACAGATCTTAACTACATGGACATACCTAGCAGCAAGAGTGCCTAGGAGAGGTAGTCTTTGTTCTGGGTCAACATGTATCTAGTTAAACTTCAAGGGTTCCTTCTTACAGAATGAGGGAAAAGGCTATTAGGTTAAACAGCAGTCTCTATCACACCATCTGTCAGGCCAGGTTTTGTCACATGGCGGCCAGAGTGATAACACCATCCCAGCAGTTACTGCAGTCAAGGCAAGATGGCTAGGCCTCTGTCCTACCCCAGAAACACTCAGAGAGCTCCCTGGGTTCCCGCTGCCTCTCTGTACAGAAGAGGCAAGGGCACTTCATCTTGTTTTGATTAAATAAAGCCTTCTAGGCTCAGTGTGTACTGGTACCCTACATCATGGGCCAGTCTTATATTGGCATTATATCGTAGAATGTTCCAACTtcctaaaaggaaggaaaagagtacTGAAAAATGGCTCTGTGTAATCAATGGCAGTATTAATTATCTTAAACAGCAAACGTTGCTTCTAATTAAAATGTGAGATATCAATTATAGAGTAATGATGAAAACTGGACATTTCTTAGAGCAAAATAGGCTGTTCAGCAGCATTGTAGCATTTTCTGTGCCTGGATCATCTTTGCAGTGCTGTGTGAATATAAGCTGCTCCTCTCCCCCTCTGTTGAAGCCCAGACCAATTAACCACAATAGTCTATTCAAAACTTAGTttcttgctgaattctttttttttttttttctgaattcttataCTGACTTCAGGTTAATCATAGTTCGTGCAATATACACGTATAGTGTCACTTTTTGTGTTTGTGAAAACTTCAAAACAGCTGCCAGAGAACATTTTGAGTAATTGCTTCTGTCAAGTATATAACTTTTATCATCATAATTTTCATTACAGATAgccatacttattttaaaaagactcaaaCAACCTGATTTTCACATGGAACCCTAACGTCCGCCCGCAAGTGAAGAGTAAGTAATACTTGTGTTCGTAGTTGTATTTCTATTAGTACATGAATGAAGAATATGACtccattctctatttcatttcttgtCTAAAGACAAGATTTTTGATATATGCTGTGACTGGGTTCTTCTCCATATTCTGTACTAGATACTGCTTGTTTAGTATCCCACTCCCATTACTTTCCTGTACGGCCTCCTCACATGCTGGCATTATTCCATGTATTGATCTGTTTACTCTTTAGTATATGTCTCCTGAACTAAACTGTGCACTCTTCGCGGAGGAATCACGTCTGTCTTTTCCACAGCTCCTAACATAGTGCCGGGCACATCATCCgcattccataaatgtttgttgaacaaagaaagaaatgtatttcgTGCTTGTTTGCATTTATATGAGAAACACTTGCATTCAGAGCTCTCATCTTTTTGTCAATTTTCCAGCTATGAGGGAGAGCTATTATTAAACTCTTTTGTCCGGTTGTCATAGCAACCCACTGGCCTCCAGAGCTACAGGTTATTTCTGATGGGCATATTCTCCTAGACAACCAAACACGCAGTGTTTTCAATTATGGAGTAATGATGCTATTATAAATCACATTTCTGACActatatatttctctatctttTATAAAGATGGCAAAGAATTAGAACAGAGACAAATCTGTTCAAATCAACAAAGGCTAGGGGAAATTAAGCAGTATGACTCACATCTCTCCTCTCAACCCTTTCATATTTCCTCCAAGTTCTCCACCTTTCCATAAGCACCTGTGAATTCACTTGGGTGTTCTGACCAAGTTGTTAAGGAAGTTTTGAAAGTTAATTGCTACAAGACAAACTCTAAAAAAGCTCTGTTACAGCttaaatagtttctttttctccttgtttcttccttcctccgtccctccgtccctccgtccctccgtccctccctccctgatcttagttccccaccagggatcgaacctgtttccccctgcagtggaagcgcgaagttctaaccaccggaccaccagggaattcccagtcctTGCTTGTTTCTTAAATTTCATGTTAAGTTAGCAAATGATAATAGCCTTGCAAAAATTGAGATTTGCTTGGAAAAGTTTCAAAATGAGGTCTTTTCCAACCTCATTCTTCCTTCCATTCATATTTTCATGGCAAGAATTGAGAAGAGTTTTATTAAACTGGGTTAGTCATCATCGAAAACTCATTATCAGTTCAATAAAACAGGGTTTTTCTGGCCCATTCAACAAGGCATGATTGTagtttttaaaaggcagagtcttcttttttttattgtttttggctgcgtggcttgtgggatcttagttccctgaccagagaaggaacccaggccctcagcagtggagagcgcagagtcctaaacactggactgccagggaattcccagcagaGTCTATTTTCTAATGATGGATACCTTAATGGGATTTTACATGTATGTtatgctgtattttcttttctgtaggtTTTGGTCACATGCAGTATGGAGAGTCAGTTACCACCTAGTTCCAAGTAGATCCTATGAAAAATACTTCACTACACCCTTTCTCTGTGCAGTTCTAATGCTTTTGTCATACATACAGTTGTGATACCCATCAGGAAACTGTCccataactttatttaaaagaagtgATACTGCATTTAGCTTACCTCCTGGGCTTTGACATTATAAAAGCAGTAACACTTTAGTACATGCAACCATcttcaacaaataatatacaatggggaTATTGTcaggaagacaaagagaaagataaGGAGGGATGGTATCCTCCATAGTGTCAAGACTGCAGATTTGGGTACCTGAACACCTGGAGTATTttgattaacatatatatatgtttttaacatctttattggagtataattgctttacaatgatgtgttagtttctgctttataacaaagtgaatcagtctgattaacatatttttaagaacTTCATTTTAGTCTTCTAGAAATCTCCATGCACTGTTACTCTTTTAAATAAGCTCTGAATCCTACACATTAGCTGAGATGTCAAAACTTTGAGACAGCTAAACCTAGGTATCTGCCTATTGTAAAAATTGAAAATGGCCCAGTGGAAGGGAAGGATTCTCCAGGGCAGGATCAGATGTCCAGCCACACAGATCTTGCAACAATTCTTGACAAAATCACCAATTCCCAAATCTAGTTCTCTTCTTTAGAAGTTAGGGTATTCAATAATTACTGCACCTTGATTTGGTTGGATTTGGGTACTGAGTCagattaaccaaactatcaagaaacaaatatacaaaatccgtaatattgatacattaacttacaaatagaaaatagagcTTTTGCATTCAGGAGGGAGCCCCGGTGCCCAATTTTTCCCTTGGGAGTGAAGAGTTTGGACCATGTATCAAGTGCCACAAATTCGAAGGGTGCCACCCAAGGGCCTGCATCCCAAATCACATAGCTTGGGGAGCCTTGGGGAACCAACCAGCCAGACTTGTCATTTGCAAGTCCTCCAGGACCACATTTAAAAAAGGAGTGATGTCAAATGGGTACTCAGGTACTTCCATGGCTATTCCCCTCCCCGGGCTCAGCACAGAGGGGACAGGCAAAAACACTCCTCCTCTAG harbors:
- the LOC116743315 gene encoding kelch repeat and BTB domain-containing protein 6, whose translation is MQSREEASRSRRLASPRGGKRPKRVHKPTVSAFFTGPEELKDTAHSAALLAQLKSFYDARLLCDVTIEVVTPGSGPGTGRLFPCNRNVLAAACPYFKSMFTGGMYESHQTNVTMHDVDAESFEVLVDYCYTGRVSLSESNVERLYAASDMLQLEYVREACASFLARRLDLANCTAIFKFADAFGHRKLRSQAQSFIAHNFKQLSQMSSIREESLADLTLAQLLTVLRLDSLNIEHEQTVCHVAVQWLEAAPKERGPSAAEVFKCVRWTHFTDEDRNYLEGLLTNTMVKKYCLDLVEGARQMRYGDTLCKSLVPKPESSSGGSSSSGGGGGVSSVVSGAGGGGGGGCSSSSVVSVAENPPQRLGVYAKKMVIFFGHPRDPFLCCDPYSGDIYKVPSPLTCLAHTRTVTTLAVCVSPDHDIYLAAQPRKDLWVYKPAQNSWQQLADRLLCREGMDVAYLNGYIYILGGRDPITGIKLKEVECYSVQRNQWALVAPLPHSFISFDLMVIQNYLYALNSKRMFCFDPSHNMWLKCVSLKRNDFQEACVFNDEIYCICDIPVMKVYNPVRGEWRQINNIPLVSETNNYRIINHGQKLLLITSRTPQWKKNRVTVYEYDIRGDQWINIGTTLGLFQFDSNFFCLSARVYPSCLEPGQSFLTEEEEVPSESSTEWDLGGFSELDSESGSSSSLSDDDLWVQVAPQ